One Hippocampus zosterae strain Florida chromosome 21, ASM2543408v3, whole genome shotgun sequence genomic region harbors:
- the mansc1 gene encoding MANSC domain-containing protein 1 isoform X1 — translation MTRPLAPVALALALTLAHVRSQPERCFSRQHQNAAVNARAALAAAGVAAASRSVPAEQDCVLACCSRQVTPGAKCNVAVFNGNKRNAGEDNCFLYHCPNERDCPLTKAPPGTRTYDIFKGKRLRFPSARASHLAPVVVSRAGAVHPSTARPVATTTVGGHSTAAGPSGRTPVPPAATPPATERADEMPKKQSKTKSPKESFKSEEAGPTTADKLPESTAPPSTAPAVGTPPPTTTTPPTTSTSTTTSTTTTTAVTTTPPAATSSPPPPPTPTRTTPPPPSTATPPSASATPPPPRTAIPPTAMASASPPVTATTPPSSCMTATTPLTFGSGRSQTSEVPAGGRNPGGPLSAGPGALKSGAVALLVAAVAALTLALALGGRKAMESFDRRHYTRLELNDLHYDL, via the exons ATGACCCGTCCGCTCGCCCCGGTGGCCCTCGCCCTGGCGCTAACGCTGGCTCACGTGCGCTCCCAACCCGAGCGCTGCTTCTCGCGGCAGCACCAGAACGCCGCCGTCAACGCCAGGGCggcgctcgccgccgccggcgtgGCCGCGGCCTCCCGATCCGTGCCCGCCGAGCAGGACTGCGTGCTGGCCTGCTGCTCCCGGCAGGTGACGCCGG GCGCCAAGTGCAACGTGGCCGTGTTCAACGGGAACAAGCGCAACGCCGGCGAGGACAACTGCTTCCTGTACCACTGTCCCAACGAGCGCGACTGTCCGCTGACCAAGGCCCCGCCCGGCACGCGCACCTATGACATCTTCAAAGGTAAGCGCTTGCGCTTCCCGTCTGCTCGGGCCTCGCACCTCGCGCCTGTTGTGGTTTCCCGCGCAGGTGCGGTCCATCCGAGCACCGCCCGCCCCGTTGCTACGACGACCGTCGGCGGCCATTCGACCGCGGCGGGACCGTCCGGCCGCACGCCCGTTCCGCCCGCTGCGACGCCGCCGGCCACCGAGCGAGCGGACGAGATGCCGAAAAAGCAAAGCAAGACAAAAAGCCCCAAAGAGTCTTTCAAAAGTGAGGAGGCGGGGCCGACGACTGCTGACAAACTGCCCGAGAGCACCGCGCCTCCGAGCACCGCTCCCGCCGTTGGGACTCCGCCTCCTACGACCACGACCCCACCTACAACTTCAACTTCAACTACAACTTCAACTACAACTACAACCGCCGTGACCACGACTCCGCCCGCCGCGACATCAAGCCCACCCCCGCCGCCCACACCCACGAGGACCACGCCGCCGCCTCCGAGCACCGCGACTCCACCGAGCGCGAGCGccacgcctcctcctccgcggacTGCCATTCCTCCGACCGCAATGGCGAGCGCCAGCCCTCCCGTGACGGCGACAACTCCGCCTTCTTCGTGTATGACCGCGACTACTCCGTTGACATTTGGCAGCGGGCGGAGCCAGACATCCGAGGTGCCAGCGGGTGGCCGAAACCCCGGGGGGCCGCTTTCGGCGGGGCCGGGGGCACTGAAGAGCGGCGCGGTGGCGCTCCtggtggcggcggtggcggcgctgACACTGGCGCTGGCGCTAGGCGGGCGCAAGGCCATGGAGTCCTTCGACAGGCGCCATTACACGCGCCTGGAGCTCAACGACCTCCACTACGACCTGTGA
- the mansc1 gene encoding MANSC domain-containing protein 1 isoform X3: MTRPLAPVALALALTLAHVRSQPERCFSRQHQNAAVNARAALAAAGVAAASRSVPAEQDCVLACCSRQVTPGAKCNVAVFNGNKRNAGEDNCFLYHCPNERDCPLTKAPPGTRTYDIFKGAVHPSTARPVATTTVGGHSTAAGPSGRTPVPPAATPPATERADEMPKKQSKTKSPKESFKSEEAGPTTADKLPESTAPPSTAPAVGTPPPTTTTPPTTSTSTTTSTTTTTAVTTTPPAATSSPPPPPTPTRTTPPPPSTATPPSASATPPPPRTAIPPTAMASASPPVTATTPPSSCMTATTPLTFGSGRSQTSEVPAGGRNPGGPLSAGPGALKSGAVALLVAAVAALTLALALGGRKAMESFDRRHYTRLELNDLHYDL, from the exons ATGACCCGTCCGCTCGCCCCGGTGGCCCTCGCCCTGGCGCTAACGCTGGCTCACGTGCGCTCCCAACCCGAGCGCTGCTTCTCGCGGCAGCACCAGAACGCCGCCGTCAACGCCAGGGCggcgctcgccgccgccggcgtgGCCGCGGCCTCCCGATCCGTGCCCGCCGAGCAGGACTGCGTGCTGGCCTGCTGCTCCCGGCAGGTGACGCCGG GCGCCAAGTGCAACGTGGCCGTGTTCAACGGGAACAAGCGCAACGCCGGCGAGGACAACTGCTTCCTGTACCACTGTCCCAACGAGCGCGACTGTCCGCTGACCAAGGCCCCGCCCGGCACGCGCACCTATGACATCTTCAAAG GTGCGGTCCATCCGAGCACCGCCCGCCCCGTTGCTACGACGACCGTCGGCGGCCATTCGACCGCGGCGGGACCGTCCGGCCGCACGCCCGTTCCGCCCGCTGCGACGCCGCCGGCCACCGAGCGAGCGGACGAGATGCCGAAAAAGCAAAGCAAGACAAAAAGCCCCAAAGAGTCTTTCAAAAGTGAGGAGGCGGGGCCGACGACTGCTGACAAACTGCCCGAGAGCACCGCGCCTCCGAGCACCGCTCCCGCCGTTGGGACTCCGCCTCCTACGACCACGACCCCACCTACAACTTCAACTTCAACTACAACTTCAACTACAACTACAACCGCCGTGACCACGACTCCGCCCGCCGCGACATCAAGCCCACCCCCGCCGCCCACACCCACGAGGACCACGCCGCCGCCTCCGAGCACCGCGACTCCACCGAGCGCGAGCGccacgcctcctcctccgcggacTGCCATTCCTCCGACCGCAATGGCGAGCGCCAGCCCTCCCGTGACGGCGACAACTCCGCCTTCTTCGTGTATGACCGCGACTACTCCGTTGACATTTGGCAGCGGGCGGAGCCAGACATCCGAGGTGCCAGCGGGTGGCCGAAACCCCGGGGGGCCGCTTTCGGCGGGGCCGGGGGCACTGAAGAGCGGCGCGGTGGCGCTCCtggtggcggcggtggcggcgctgACACTGGCGCTGGCGCTAGGCGGGCGCAAGGCCATGGAGTCCTTCGACAGGCGCCATTACACGCGCCTGGAGCTCAACGACCTCCACTACGACCTGTGA
- the mansc1 gene encoding MANSC domain-containing protein 1 isoform X2, with translation MTRPLAPVALALALTLAHVRSQPERCFSRQHQNAAVNARAALAAAGVAAASRSVPAEQDCVLACCSRQVTPGAKCNVAVFNGNKRNAGEDNCFLYHCPNERDCPLTKAPPGTRTYDIFKGKRLRFPSARASHLAPVVVSRAGAVHPSTARPVATTTVGGHSTAAGPSGRTPVPPAATPPATERADEMPKKQSKTKSPKESFKSEEAGPTTADKLPESTAPPSTAPAVGTPPPTTTTPPTTTTAVTTTPPAATSSPPPPPTPTRTTPPPPSTATPPSASATPPPPRTAIPPTAMASASPPVTATTPPSSCMTATTPLTFGSGRSQTSEVPAGGRNPGGPLSAGPGALKSGAVALLVAAVAALTLALALGGRKAMESFDRRHYTRLELNDLHYDL, from the exons ATGACCCGTCCGCTCGCCCCGGTGGCCCTCGCCCTGGCGCTAACGCTGGCTCACGTGCGCTCCCAACCCGAGCGCTGCTTCTCGCGGCAGCACCAGAACGCCGCCGTCAACGCCAGGGCggcgctcgccgccgccggcgtgGCCGCGGCCTCCCGATCCGTGCCCGCCGAGCAGGACTGCGTGCTGGCCTGCTGCTCCCGGCAGGTGACGCCGG GCGCCAAGTGCAACGTGGCCGTGTTCAACGGGAACAAGCGCAACGCCGGCGAGGACAACTGCTTCCTGTACCACTGTCCCAACGAGCGCGACTGTCCGCTGACCAAGGCCCCGCCCGGCACGCGCACCTATGACATCTTCAAAGGTAAGCGCTTGCGCTTCCCGTCTGCTCGGGCCTCGCACCTCGCGCCTGTTGTGGTTTCCCGCGCAGGTGCGGTCCATCCGAGCACCGCCCGCCCCGTTGCTACGACGACCGTCGGCGGCCATTCGACCGCGGCGGGACCGTCCGGCCGCACGCCCGTTCCGCCCGCTGCGACGCCGCCGGCCACCGAGCGAGCGGACGAGATGCCGAAAAAGCAAAGCAAGACAAAAAGCCCCAAAGAGTCTTTCAAAAGTGAGGAGGCGGGGCCGACGACTGCTGACAAACTGCCCGAGAGCACCGCGCCTCCGAGCACCGCTCCCGCCGTTGGGACTCCGCCTCCTACGACCACGACCCCAC CTACAACTACAACCGCCGTGACCACGACTCCGCCCGCCGCGACATCAAGCCCACCCCCGCCGCCCACACCCACGAGGACCACGCCGCCGCCTCCGAGCACCGCGACTCCACCGAGCGCGAGCGccacgcctcctcctccgcggacTGCCATTCCTCCGACCGCAATGGCGAGCGCCAGCCCTCCCGTGACGGCGACAACTCCGCCTTCTTCGTGTATGACCGCGACTACTCCGTTGACATTTGGCAGCGGGCGGAGCCAGACATCCGAGGTGCCAGCGGGTGGCCGAAACCCCGGGGGGCCGCTTTCGGCGGGGCCGGGGGCACTGAAGAGCGGCGCGGTGGCGCTCCtggtggcggcggtggcggcgctgACACTGGCGCTGGCGCTAGGCGGGCGCAAGGCCATGGAGTCCTTCGACAGGCGCCATTACACGCGCCTGGAGCTCAACGACCTCCACTACGACCTGTGA